The Acidobacteriota bacterium DNA segment TCGAGATGAGAGCTGGCCCGTCACTGACACGTCGTCATGGGATCCAGCGCCCTGGCGATCCTATCGCGACGTGGGTGTGATGCACCGCGCGGCGATCGAGGTATGCCGATGGCAGCATCCCGGCGAACGCGTGGCACTCGCGCATCAGGTGTGGCTGATCGGCGAAGCCGCAATCGGCGGCGATCGC contains these protein-coding regions:
- a CDS encoding helix-turn-helix domain-containing protein, which encodes MRRFQLALARAARGTPDDWAAIAADCGFADQPHLMRECHAFAGMLPSAYLDRRAVHHTHVAIGSPGRWIP